A single genomic interval of Penicillium psychrofluorescens genome assembly, chromosome: 2 harbors:
- a CDS encoding uncharacterized protein (ID:PFLUO_002365-T1.cds;~source:funannotate): MEEQSNRAHRPAKEKKKYEGQNPKAFAFSAPNKLKKAAARSHDVKEKRLHVPLVDRMPEEAPPIVVAVVGPPGVGKTTLVKSLIRRYTKQTLSSPQGPLTVVTSKKKRLTFLECPSDSLASMIDVSKIADIVLLMIDGNYGFEMETMEFLNALSTSGMPGNVFGILTHLDLFKSHSTLRTAKKRLKHRFWSELYQGAKLFYLSGVINGRYPDREVHNLSRFLSVMKNPRPLVWRNSHPYALADRFLDITPPTQIEENPKCDRTVALYGYLRGTNFQAQGTRVHVPGVGDLTVSGIEGLPDPCPTPFMDQQIAKASGKGSRRKLGEKQKLLFAPMSDVGGVLVDKDAVYIDIKTSTFDRGEDEESDDQDRGLGEQLVVGLQSERRMLGDADQGVRLFRGGETISHAEDEETGRKHRRHARVADAERDVQPVSDDEGFGSEEEGEDEEDGDLSGDEEIDEDDISAPADFETSFKERQNGAVRPEDGDIAFADSDSDLGSISSVDGQDLDSADEDDDEEDEEGNVRWKENMLANAKSLLGKRPAFRVKDLSRMMYDDSISPVEVVQLWRGANDEDEEEENIEDEEDDFFKKTNNEKEHQADFRAVPDYNYEELEQKWQDRDLIESIRRRFVTAKLSGDGSDDDDDDDLDDAFDEDDDEGDGAFEDLETGEVFNGIEDSGDEDGGQNQEDAVAEKPLDLEAERERNAKKKEELRLRFEEEDREGFANAKDGAREGGDEQFGEDDWYDLQKAKMQKQLDINRAEFDELDPASRARAEGYKAGTYARIVLENVPYEFASKFNPRYPVIVGGLAPTEDRYGYVQIRIKRHRWHKKILKSNDPLIFSLGWRRFQSIPMYSTSDSRTRNRMLKYTPEHMHCFATFYGPLVAPNTGFCCVTSFSNQNPGFRIAATGVVLSVDEHTEIVKKLKLTGVPYKIFKNTAFIKDMFNSSLEIAKFEGASIRTVSGVRGQIKRALSKPEGYFRATFEDKILMSDIVFLRAWYPIKPHRFYNPVTNLLDQEGGSGDGGWQGMRLTGEVRREKGIPTPQIKDSAYRQIERTTRHFNPLRVPKQLAADLPFKSQITKMKPRQGETYMQKRAVVLGGEEKKARDLMQKLTTLRNDKQAKRAAKQEERRQVYRAKVADSLEKKNAREKREGNEYWRREGKKRKNTDGESGGGGRGKKRK, from the exons ATGGAGGAACAGTCAAACCGGGCGCACCGCCCGgccaaggaaaagaagaaatacgAGG GGCAAAATCCCAAGGCGTTTGCCTTTTCGGCCCCAAATAAACTCAAGAAGGCCGCGGCGCGCTCGCATGAT GTCAAGGAAAAACGACTACATGTCCCGCTGGTGGACCGCATGCCAGAAGAGGCACCGCCCATAGTTGTTGCAGTTGTTGGACCCCCGGGT GTTGGCAAGACTACTTTGGTCAAATCTCTGATCCGCCGATACACAAAACAAACCCTCAGCTCACCTCAAGGTCCACTCACCGTCGTCacatccaagaagaagcgcctcACCTTCCTCGAATGCCCCTCAGACTCGCTCGCATCCATGATTGATGTCTCCAAGATTGCCGACATTGTGTTGCTCATGATTGATGGAAACTATGGCTTTGAAATGGAGACTATGGAATTTTTGAATGCCCTGTCGACAAGTGGTATGCCGGGTAACGTCTTTGGCATCCTCACCCACCTCGATCTGTTCAAGAGTCACAGCACCTTGCGAACGGCCAAGAAGCGTCTCAAGCACCGCTTCTGGAGCGAGCTTTACCAAGGTGCAAAATTGTTCTATCTCTCTGGTGTGATCAACGGCCGATACCCGGATCGTGAAGTGCACAACCTCTCCCGGTTCTTGTccgtgatgaagaacccTCGGCCTTTGGTGTGGCGCAACTCGCACCCATACGCCCTAGCAGATCGCTTCCTGGATATCACACCGCCCACCCAGATTGAAGAGAATCCCAAATGTGATCGGACTGTGGCTCTCTACGGCTATCTTCGAGGCACCAATTTCCAAGCCCAGGGCACTCGAGTACATGTCCCCGGTGTGGGCGATTTGACCGTCTCTGGAATCGAGGGCTTACCTGATCCATGCCCAACTCCATTTATGGATCAACAAATCGCCAAGGCGTCTGGTAAGGGTTCAAGACGCaagctgggcgagaagcaAAAGCTGCTTTTCGCGCCCATGTCCGACGTGGGTGGCGTTTTGGTCGACAAAGACGCGGTTTATATCGATATCAAGACTTCAACATTCGACAGAggcgaagatgaagaatcTGATGATCAGGATCGCGGTCTGGGAGAGCAGCTTGTGGTTGGTCTGCAAAGCGAGCGGCGCATGCTCGGTGACGCTGATCAGGGTGTGCGTCTCTTCCGGGGTGGCGAGACGATCTCCCACgcggaagacgaggagacTGGTCGGAAACACAGACGACATGCTCGggttgccgatgccgaacGCGATGTCCAACCTGTGTCAGATGACGAAGGCTTtggaagtgaagaagagggtgaggatgaggaggatggcgactTGAGTGGCGATGAAGAGATCGACGAGGACGATATCTCTGCTCCGGCCGACTTCGAGACCAGCTTCAAGGAACGGCAAAATGGAGCTGTCCGCcccgaggatggcgacatCGCCTTCGCTGACAGCGACTCTGACCTCGGCTCTATCTCTTCCGTCGACGGCCAGGATCTGGATAGtgccgacgaggatgacgacgaggaagatgaagaaggcaaCGTGCGTTGGAAGGAGAACATGCTGGCCAACGCCAAGTCTCTTCTTGGAAAGCGACCTGCTTTCCGCGTCAAAGACCTGTCACGAATGATGTACGATGATTCCATCAGCCCAGTTGAAGTCGTGCAACTATGGCGTGGCGCcaacgacgaagacgaggaagaggagaatatcgaggatgaggaagatgactTCTTCAAGAAGACAAATAACGAAAAGGAACACCAGGCCGACTTCCGAGCAGTCCCAGACTACAACTATGAGGAACTCGAGCAGAAGTGGCAGGATCGGGATCTCATTGAGTCTATAAGGCGCCGCTTCGTGACCGCCAAGCTGTCTGGCGATGGGTcagatgacgatgacgacgacgatctggatgatgcttttgatgaagacgatgatgagggagatggagcATTCGAAGACCTCGAGACCGGCGAAGTCTTCAACGGGATCGAAGACAGCGGCGATGAGGACGGTGGCCAGAACCAGGAAGACGCTGTTGCTGAAAAGCCTCTGGACTTGGAAGCGGAGCGGGAACGGAAtgcgaagaaaaaggaagaacTGCGGCTGCGATTCGAAGAGGAAGACCGCGAGGGTTTTGCAAACGCCAAGGACGGTGCTCGTGAGGGCGGCGACGAGCAGTtcggcgaggacgactgGTATGATTTGCAAAAAGCCAAGAtgcagaagcagctggatATCAACCGCGCCGAATTTGATGAGCTCGACCCGGCTTCCCGCGCCCGAGCTGAAGGCTACAAGGCCGGAACGTACGCGCGCATTGTCCTCGAGAATGTCCCCTATGAATTCGCTTCCAAGTTCAACCCGCGCTACCCTGTCATTGTCGGAGGCCTGGCACCGACGGAGGACCGCTATGGTTATGTACAGATTCGAATCAAGCGACACCGCTGGCacaagaagatcttgaagagcAATGATCCGTTGATCTTCTCCCTGGGTTGGCGTCGTTTCCAATCCATCCCCATGTACAGCACCTCGGACAGTCGAACGCGAAATCGCATGTTGAAATACACTCCCGAGCACATGCACTGCTTCGCCACTTTCTACGGCCCGTTGGTGGCGCCCAACACCGGTTTCTGCTGCGTGACATCTTTCTCAAACCAAAACCCGGGCTTCCGGATCGCTGCTACGGGCGTCGTTCTCAGCGTCGACGAGCACACCGAGATTgtcaagaagctgaagctCACTGGTGTTCCTTacaagatcttcaagaacaCGGCCTTTATCAAGGACATGTTCAATTCGTCTCTGGAGATTGCCAAGTTTGAGGGCGCATCGATTCGAACCGTCTCCGGTGTTCGCGGCCAGATCAAACGAGCCCTCAGCAAGCCCGAGGGCTACTTCCGTGCCACTTTTGAAGATAAGATCCTGATGAGTGACATTGTCTTCCTGCGCGCATGGTACCCGATCAAACCGCACCGCTTCTACAACCCCGTGACGAATCTTCTCGACCAAGAAGGCGGCTCCGGTGACGGTGGGTGGCAGGGAATGCGACTGACGGGTGAAGTTCGGCGCGAAAAGGGCATCCCCACGCCGCAGATCAAGGACTCGGCGTATCGACAGATCGAACGAACCACCCGCCATTTCAATCCTCTCCGCGTACCGAAACAGCTGGCAGCCGATCTGCCCTTCAAATCCCAGATCACTAAGATGAAGCCCCGCCAGGGCGAGACCTACATGCAAAAGCGAGCCGTGGTTCTCGgtggcgaggagaagaaggcccggGATCTGATGCAGAAACTGACCACCCTTCGCAATGACAAGCAGGCGAAGCGGGCAGCGAAGCAGGAAGAGCGGCGGCAGGTGTACCGCGCCAAGGTGGCGGATAGCctggagaaaaagaacgcgcgagagaagagggaaggcAATGAGTACTGGCGgcgcgagggcaagaagcggaagaacaCCGATGGAGAGtcgggtggtggtggccgtgggaagaagcgcaagtGA
- a CDS encoding uncharacterized protein (ID:PFLUO_002366-T1.cds;~source:funannotate) — MNHAGDVPSSRGFPNPEASAPTESSVNAATSAAPRKPASDEIQVMRSPQTLSLRVDGLNAVTVPHGESDANDIDYIESSQRGSDTSAEGPLPELQSASTATDSLSSLPSFSMNEASQSMDLDSPNTFGGKQGQENSPESDETPRAWPVNEDMAINGPYAVSDAFAPERVGNGSLTPRHQHTHSVTDIQLAPGQKRTVDGDIKSISSEILAPTSSMNGTTRRRSKSTGSPASGSRIAQLSVHIRTRLSYAAAKVEKSRQLREADSQLGIPKGLLGPASNSTSNSRDLTLRTSASNTPHAYHTHSRSQSALSPPNKLFPTPRLAPPADIISSNGDSRRRRPNPNAVPKPPNHSPRSRHRRYHSVQDPPSMRSAGSPSVLGPETPSLQSSAHFNGPTSSQNGFYGSQPQSQNTSMEQDAIETLLFMSSPENSGYRSSPRPLQTASTQNSLNASLYGNNIGAILGSNQSSQSSNYRNGIGSKGTAMGLETHAGDEIDRILDQMESDSEDEGRFASYHHGRNASHDLQVRSSGGYHNGRMR; from the exons ATGAATCACGCCGGTGATGTTCCGTCGAGTCGCGGGTTCCCTAATCCGGAGGCCAGTGCGCCTACCGAGTCCTCCGTGAACGCTGCGACGTCAGCCGCGCCGCGCAAGCCCGCCTCCGATGAAATCCAGGTCATGCGATCGCCTCAAACGTTGTCCCTGCGGGTGGATGGCCTGAACGCAGTCACCGTGCCACATGGTGAAAGCGACGCGAACGACATCGACTATATCGAATCCTCGCAACGCGGTAGCGACACGTCGGCCGAAGGCCCACTCCCCGAGCTTCAGTCTGCCAGCACAGCCACGGACTCCTTGTCCAGCCTCCCATCTTTTTCGATGAACGAGGCAAGCCAGTCTATGGATCTAGACAGCCCGAACACCTTCGGCGGCAAACAAGGACAGGAAAACTCACCAGAATCCGACGAGACACCCCGGGCGTGGCCGGTAAATGAAGACATGGCCATAAATGGACCATATGCAGTTTCGGACGCGTTCGCCCCAGAAAGGGTTGGCAATGGCTCTTTAACGCCACGACACCAACATACACACTCGGTCACCGACATTCAGTTGGCTCCAGGTCAGAAACGAACAGTGGATGGAGACATCAAGTCGATTTCGTCCGAGATTCTGGCGCCGACTTCTAGCATGAATGGGACTACGCGGCGTCGTTCAAAGAGCACTGGCTCGCCAGCATCCGGAAGCAGGATTGCTCAG CTATCGGTGCATATCCGGACGCGTCTGTCATACGCAGCTGCCAAGGTGGAAAAATCGCGGCAGCTACGCGAAGCAGATTCTCAATTGGGAATTCCGAAAGGCCTATTAGGCCCTGCCTCAAACTCAACATCCAACTCACGAGACCTCACCTTACGAACCTCGGCCTCGAATACCCCTCATGCATACCATACTCATTCCCGCTCGCAGTCTGCACTCTCTCCCCCTAACAAACTCTTTCCGACTCCCAGATTAGCTCCGCCTGCAGACATCATATCTTCCAACGGCGATTCGCGGCGGCGTCGCCCGAATCCCAATGCAGTCCCAAAGCCTCCCAACCATAGCCCGCGTTCCCGCCACCGGCGCTATCATTCCGTTCAGGATCCTCCATCTATGCGATCCGCTGGATCCCCCTCCGTGTTAGGGCCCGAGACACCTTCACTCCAGTCGTCTGCGCACTTTAATGGCCCTACATCTTCTCAAAATGGCTTCTACGGATCACAGCCTCAATCTCAGAATACCTCGATGGAGCAAGACGCGATAGAAACGCTCCTATTCATGTCCAGTCCCGAAAATTCAGGCTATCGCTCCAGCCCTCGACCGTTGCAGACTGCATCAACGCAAAACAGCCTAAATGCGTCGTTGTACGGCAATAATATTGGAGCTATCCTCGGTAGTAACCAAAGCTCACAGAGTAGCAACTATCGCAATGGTATAGGGTCGAAAGGCACCGCCATGGGGCTGGAAACGCACGCTGGAGACGAGATCGATCGCATCTTGGATCAGATGGAGAGTGATAGTGAGGATGAAGGCCGCTTTGCATCATACCATCATGGACGAAATGCTTCCCATGATCTTCAAGTCAGATCTTCTGGAGGATATCATAATGGGCGAATGAGATAG
- a CDS encoding uncharacterized protein (ID:PFLUO_002367-T1.cds;~source:funannotate) yields MAIGKAFARLSPGTVTDMQKCDTSPDTVAAPQEIEWLYLEFETPLPTPCITLPPQPGQSAPPEAPSLEKYTSPFLWPKWRKSMMTWISCAVTALAGYSAGEISPASDELTKEWGISAVVYNLGITLFCIGFALAPMILAPFSEINGRRPIFMASGVLFVASLVACGGTHIFAGLLVARFFQGVGASTFSTMVGGVISDIYHTQDRNTPMALFAGAALFGTGLAPLLAGAIVSHTSWRWVYYSHAIVSAVFVVVIFLFFKETRGSVLLSRKAKALNGYYESLEASGHYGVIMANGEPNEEKTKRIRWKVKADEQRESLGKMIQISLWRPFHMLVTEPVVFFFSLWVSFSWAVLYLQFASIPLVFQTNHGFDIEQTGAVFTSMCVGVILITLISIWQEKIAMRFGRLSKSAEGRLYFVCVESIMLPIGLFWFGWTSFPSVPWIVPALAVGCATMGIFSIYLATFNYLADTYHRYASSAIAAQSCCRNLLGGIFPLVTNAMFNNLGYPEASSLLGGIGFVLTLVPWILVFYGPQIRAKSKLASELAR; encoded by the exons ATGGCCATAGGCAAAGCATTCGCTCGTCTATCTCCCGGCACCGTCACAGACATGCAAAAATGCGACACCAGCCCCGACACGGTGGCCGCGCCACAGGAAATCGAGTGGCTATATCTTGAATTCGAGACACCACTGCCGACGCCATGCATTACCTTGCCGCCCCAGCCTGGTCAATCTGCCCCGCCGGAAGCGCCCAGTTTGGAGAAATATACGTCGCCGTTCCTGTGGCCGAAATGGCGCAAGTCCATGATGACTTGGATTTCGTGTGCTGTCACGGCTCTGGCGGGTTATTCGGCTGGTGAGATCAGTCCGGCGTCGGACGAGTTGACCAAGGAGTGGGGGATCAGTGCCGTCGTGTATAACCTCGGCATCACCCTCTTCTGCATCGGGTTTGCTTTGGCGCCCATGATTTTGGCGCCTTTCTCGGAGATTAATGGCCGCCGGCCGATTTTTATGGCCAGCGGGGTTCTATTCGTCG CATCCCTTGTCGCTTGTGGAGGAACGCATATTTTCGCTGGATTACTCGTTGCCCGCTTTTTCCAGGGCGTGGGCGCAT CTACTTTCTCTACAATGGTCGGTGGTGTGATTAGTGACATATACCACACCCAGGACCGAAACACCCCCATGGCACTGTTCGCCGGGGCTGCACTTTTCGGAACAGGTCTTGCTCCATTGTTGGCTGGAGCGATTGTCTCGCACAccagctggcgctgggtTTATTACTCCCACGCCATCGTCTCGGCTGTTTTTGTGGTTGTCATCTTCCTGTTCTTCAAGGAGACGCGTGGTAGTGTCCTCCTCAGCCGCAAGGCAAAAGCTTTGAATGGTTATTATGAGAGCCTCGAGGCGTCGGGTCACTACGGTGTTATCATGGCAAACGGGGAACccaacgaggagaagaccaaacGCATTCggtggaaggtgaaggcTGACGAGCAGCGGGAGTCCCTGGGCAAAATGATCCAGATCTCGCTGTGGCGCCCTTTTC ACATGCTCGTCACCGAGCCAgtggtcttcttcttctccctctgGGTATCTTTCAGCTGGGCAGTTCTCTACCTCCAGTTCGCGTCCATTCCTCTCGTGTTCCAAACCAACCACGGTTTTGATATCGAGCAGACTGGAGCCGTGTTCACAT CAATGTGCGTCGgcgtcatcctcatcactcTCATCAGCATCTGGCAAGAGAAAATTGCCATGCGGTTCGGTCGCCTCTCCAAGTCCGCCGAGGGTCGCCTGTACTTCGTCTGCGTCGAATCCATCATGCTCCCCATCGGTCTATTCTGGTTTGGCTGGACTTCGTTCCCGTCTGTGCCGTGGATTGTGCCCGCTCTCGCGGTGGGCTGTGCCACGATGGGCATCTTTTCGATCTATCTGGCTACCTTCAATTACTTGGCTGATACCTATCACCGATACGCAAGTTCGGCGATTGCGGCGCAGTCTTGCT GCCGGAATCTGCTCGGTGGCATTTTCCCTCTGGTGACGAATGCCATGTTCAACAATCTTGGCTATCCCGAGGCATCCAGTCTTCTAGGCGGGATC GGCTTTGTTCTGACTCTGGTCCCTTGGATACTTGTCTTCTACGGTCCCCAAATTCGGGCAAAGAGCAAGCTGGCTAGT GAACTTGCACGTTAA
- a CDS encoding uncharacterized protein (ID:PFLUO_002368-T1.cds;~source:funannotate), whose product MAALGARYCREPDTSHHLYQIAKPVTLEHVRRVFLSGTMPAASAAEDNDTLETVQALLLLTSVSSWFINNPPYLEALSIRSLMETLVRKGGLNRLPDHDGSWSSWIQRERVKRTKLIVFCFFNIHTIVFDLPPVILTEEVAMELPCTEKEWQASRADIWQAERSQSPGEPIFQDALTALFNPSSSEVERFSSLGGYVLIHAILQDIWLMTKAGRLPVSRRSRFGPPPASTQEIVAVEQALERWCQCWERNQESSIDPLSPHGPLSFTSAALLRLAYIRLNADCGSARQLQTWDPVQIAFSLKENLHVRRGDRLTRAALHCAHALSTPVKLGLSFVAHSQVVLWSNQHALCSLECAVLLAKWLEAITVDRPNPPLTEQEIRLRDFVLEMVMEVQHGVSREWLLATNTRLSAAITRLWARLFTADYIWEMVNLIGRSLNSYADLLERDV is encoded by the coding sequence ATGGCAGCGCTAGGGGCACGGTATTGTCGCGAACCAGATACCAGCCACCATCTCTATCAAATCGCCAAACCCGTCACTCTCGAACATGTGCGCCGGGTCTTTCTATCTGGGACGATGCCCGCCGCCAGTGCGGCTGAGGACAACGACACCCTAGAGACCGTGCAAGCACTACTACTCCTCACGTCTGTCTCCTCATGGTTCATCAACAACCCACCCTACCTTGAGGCCTTGTCGATCCGCAGCCTGATGGAGACGCTGGTACGCAAAGGCGGGTTAAACCGTCTACCGGACCACGATGGATCATGGAGTAGCTGGATCCAGCGAGAACGAGTCAAACGCACCAAGCTGATCGtattctgcttcttcaatATCCATACCATCGTCTTCGATCTACCTCCTGTAATCCTCACCGAGGAGGTCGCAATGGAGCTGCCCTGCACGGAAAAAGAATGGCAAGCATCACGAGCCGACATATGGCAGGCAGAGCGCAGCCAGAGTCCCGGTGAACCGATATTCCAGGATGCGCTGACCGCGCTCTTCAATccctccagcagcgaagTGGAGCGCTTCTCCTCTCTCGGCGGCTATGTGCTCATCCACGCTATCCTGCAGGATATCTGGCTGATGACCAAGGCTGGTCGACTCCCTGTCTCCCGACGGAGCCGGTTCgggccgccgccggcgtcAACGCAGGAGATCGTGGCAGTTGAGCAGGCGCTGGAACGGTGGTGTCAATGCTGGGAGCGCAATCAGGAATCGTCGATCGACCCTCTGAGCCCGCATGGCCCGCTCTCCTTTACATCGGCCGCTCTGCTCCGACTCGCGTACATCCGGCTGAACGCAGACTGTGGTTCTGCCAGACAATTGCAGACGTGGGACCCGGTCCAGATCGCATTCAGCCTGAAGGAGAACCTGCACGTGCGGCGAGGCGACCGTCTCACCCGGGCCGCGCTACACTGCGCTCACGCGCTGAGCACGCCTGTTAAACTAGGTCTTAGTTTCGTCGCTCACTCGCAAGTCGTGTTGTGGTCTAACCAACATGCCTTGTGCTCCTTGGAGTGTGCCGTGCTGCTAGCCAAATGGCTCGAAGCCATCACCGTCGACCGCCCGAATCCACCTCTAACCGAGCAAGAAATACGGCTGCGGGATTTCGTACTGGAGATGGTCATGGAGGTCCAGCATGGTGTCTCGCGCGAGTGGTTGCTCGCCACTAATACCCGACTCAGCGCCGCGATCACACGTCTGTGGGCGCGTTTGTTTACGGCGGACTATATCTGGGAGATGGTCAATTTGATAGGGCGGTCTCTAAACAGCTATGCGGACCTGCTAGAGCGAGATGTATAA
- a CDS encoding uncharacterized protein (ID:PFLUO_002369-T1.cds;~source:funannotate) encodes MSQSPPNDPLTQEIQRLRADYEAKRARSNLVPTAGPQIMDLSLGVVDGVSCYTYWYEPSGQCIRLADIPGTLSGDVLRLQRNLPILDGDHEIIGDQIRPLKNAPPLPEPDDDSEELGPVLASLPVVEVDSSKHFVKEGKYKSEIRNLLKCQGGSCPGVPKSSHIIQLLGKSPDDKLVFEKFKPRYFLVYIYPLAAYNDWILQIISGLKCLHSLGIVHRDLRIDNVVFSSDTSRVLICDLESRWGNRLAPEVSREPVLDAGWTEKSDIYDLGYLIKGMIYGNVPITNAVEWPVPPPLDAVVEACIRNSPEERPSLDELYAMVDKIKMTT; translated from the coding sequence ATGAGCCAATCACCACCCAACGATCCTTTGACTCAGGAAATTCAACGGCTGAGAGCTGATTACGAGGCGAAAAGAGCGCGGTCTAATCTGGTTCCCACTGCTGGCCCACAGATCATGGACCTCAGTTTGGGagtggttgatggtgtttcCTGCTATACTTATTGGTATGAACCGTCAGGCCAGTGCATCCGGCTGGCTGATATACCGGGCACTCTTTCTGGTGATGTTCTCCGCCTACAACGAAACCTGCCTATCTTAGACGGCGACCACGAAATCATCGGTGACCAAATACGTCCCCTCAAAAATGCGCCACCACTTCCAGAGCCAGACGACGACTCCGAGGAACTCGGTCCAGTTCTTGCCTCGCTCCCTGTGGTCGAAGTCGATTCCAGCAAACATTTTGTCAAGGAGGGCAAATATAAGAGCGAGATTCGGAATCTGCTCAAATGTCAAGGTGGATCCTGCCCAGGAGTGCCAAAGTCATCCCACATCATTCAATTACTGGGAAAGTCGCCCGATGACAAGCTGGTTTTCGAGAAATTCAAGCCCCGCTACTTCTTAGTGTACATCTATCCTCTCGCTGCCTACAATGACTGGATTCTGCAGATCATCTCCGGACTGAAGTGCCTTCATTCCCTTGGGATTGTTCATCGTGATCTCCGCATCGACAATGTTGTCTTCTCCTCTGATACTTCTCGCGTGCTTATTTGCGATCTCGAGAGTCGTTGGGGAAATCGACTGGCACCTGAGGTTTCTCGCGAGCCGGTGTTAGACGCTGGCTGGACGGAGAAGTCGGACATCTATGACCTCGGCTATCTTATCAAGGGCATGATATACGGAAACGTCCCGATTACAAACGCAGTGGAATGGCCTGTTCCCCCTCCTCTAGATGCCGTTGTGGAGGCTTGTATCCGAAATAGTCCTGAGGAACGCCCAAGTCTGGATGAACTATACGCTATGGTTGACAAGATCAAGATGACTACTTAA
- a CDS encoding uncharacterized protein (ID:PFLUO_002370-T1.cds;~source:funannotate): MAPSALIADEPLRSFLQALHGQSLTQEAGVEWSALPPQTSDAFDDIMRDKFIALDQDKCELVYHILRSIKATTIVEAGTSFGVSTIYLALAAAQNAHAESKPAKVIATEKEPSKAARAQEIWAQAGKKIEDMIDLRIGDLRETLAKDLGEVDFLLLDIWTPLSLPALKAVQPSLRRGAVIVADNTLKATQGYQDLFDYVDAEGSGFKRVTLPYTGGLDMVIYQ; this comes from the exons ATGGCCCCCTCTGCGTTGATCGCCGACGAGCCCCTCCGCTCCTTCCTGCAAGCCCTACACGGCCAATCTCTCACCCAAGAAGCTGGCGTGGAATGGTCCGCCCTGCCTCCGCAAACCAGCGATGccttcgacgacatcatGCGCGACAAGTTCATCGCACTAGACCAGGATAAATGCGAGCTGGTCTACCATATCCTGCGCAGCATCAAGGCCACGACCATCGTCGAGGCCGGGACTAGCTTCGGCGTGAGCACCATCTACCTAGCACTCGCAGCAGCGCAGAATGCGCACGCAGAAAGTAAACCCGCCAAGGTGATTGCCACTGAAAAGGAACCTTCCAAGGCAGCGCGGGCCCAGGAGATCTGGGCACAGGCCgggaagaagatcgaggacaTGATTGACCTGCGCATTGGCGACTTGCGCGAGACTCTTGCGAAGGATCTCGGCGAGGTGGATTTCCTGTTGCTGGACA TCTGGACACCTCTCTCGCTCCCCGCGCTCAAGGCCGTACAGCCGTCTCTCCGGCGCGGGGCAGTCATCGTGGCGGATAATACTCTCAAGGCTACCCAGGGCTACCAGGATCTGTTCGACTATGTTGATGCCGAAGGCAGTGGATTTAAGAGAGTGACTCTGCCCTACACTGGTGGACTGGACATGGTTATCTACCAGTAA
- a CDS encoding uncharacterized protein (ID:PFLUO_002371-T1.cds;~source:funannotate): MSPNSFSVLPQGETGAFLPGGPSATFNPPVSSSTTGYRLNHLAIRVREPSRSLHFYVDLLGMRVVFSMNAGPFTIYYLGHPPPDAEDLGDWAEKTSQIPVMTRTEGLLELYHVHGTEGDSEEVSNGNQPPNLGFAHLGFTVPDTKAAVERLRAAGVPILKEVGVSSREAVPLSEWEAARGIGRGEIHENYAWFFEKFAMIADPDGYMVELLPQSVE, encoded by the exons ATGTCCCCCAACTCCTTCTCAGTCCTTCCACAAGGTGAAACAGGCGCCTTCCTCCCAGGCGGCCCGTCAGCAACCTTCAACCCACCGgtctcatccagcacaacGGGGTACCGACTGAACCACCTCGCGATCCGGGTACGGGAGCCCTCGCGCTCTCTACACTTCTACGTAGACCTTCTCGGGATGCGAGTCGTGTTCAGCATGAATGCGGGACCCTTCACAATCTACTATCTGGGCCACCCGCCACCTGACGCAGAGGATCTGGGAGACTgggcggagaagacgagtCAGATCCCTGTGATGACGCGGACGGAGGGGTTGCTTGAGTTGTATCATGTGCATGGGACGGAAGGCGATAGCGAAGAAGTCTCAAACGGGAATCAGCCGCCGAACCTGGGTTTTGCGCATCTGGGGTTCACGGTTCCGGATACCAAGGCTGCGGTGGAGAGGTTGAGGGCTGCCGGGGTACCGATTCTTAAGGAGGTGGGTGTGTCGTCGAGGGAGGCGGTGCCTTTGTCGGAGTGGGAGGCTGCCAGGGGAATTGGGAGGGGGGAGATCCATGAAAACTATGCGTGGTTCTTTGAAAAGTTTGCTATGATTGCTGATCCG GATGGATACATGGTTGAGCTGCTTCCGCAGAGCGTTGAGTGA